A single window of Methylocella tundrae DNA harbors:
- a CDS encoding phosphoglycerate mutase family protein gives MSCDKIMLIRHSERPDPDKGTRGVSLDGRKDKESLSVRGWQRAGALVRFFAPVDDRFVRPALARPRILFACKAAAQDPSLRPQHTLVPLAELLKIEFNRDHFNGEEQALVQKVLASDGPALIAWKHDGMHAIANAILGDKTTAPQHWPYERYDLVWIFDRAGEHWAFSQIPQLLLDGDSAEPIV, from the coding sequence ATGTCCTGCGACAAAATCATGCTGATCCGCCATTCGGAACGCCCCGACCCGGATAAAGGCACTCGCGGCGTCTCGCTGGACGGCCGTAAAGACAAGGAATCGCTTAGCGTGCGGGGCTGGCAGCGCGCCGGGGCGCTCGTACGGTTCTTCGCGCCCGTTGACGATCGCTTCGTCCGCCCCGCTCTGGCGCGCCCGAGGATTTTGTTCGCCTGCAAGGCGGCGGCGCAAGATCCAAGCCTTCGTCCGCAGCATACGCTTGTTCCGCTGGCGGAGCTGCTCAAGATCGAATTCAACCGGGACCATTTTAATGGAGAGGAACAGGCCCTCGTCCAGAAAGTGCTGGCTTCGGACGGGCCGGCGCTCATCGCCTGGAAACATGACGGCATGCACGCCATCGCAAATGCGATCCTTGGCGATAAAACGACGGCGCCTCAACATTGGCCCTATGAGCGTTATGATCTCGTCTGGATCTTCGACCGCGCGGGCGAGCATTGGGCGTTTTCGCAAATTCCGCAGCTTCTCCTCGACGGCGACAGCGCCGAGCCGATCGTTTGA
- the nagZ gene encoding beta-N-acetylhexosaminidase, protein MSAQSIDAVGDHFLVGLRPSPVLGERDRALLQDLKPAGVVLFKSNFRHDLAYDGWLESHRRLLEDVRAAAGRPDLLISVDHEGGRVTRTPAPITRFSYAARWAKDAAAVGDAMGRELASLGINLNFAPVLDIHTNPANPVIGERAFGATPDDVIEAALPFMRAMQAAGVIACGKHFPGHGDTSVDSHLGLPSEDSDIEALRARELKPFSAAIAAGVPMIMTSHILFPRIDPDAPVTLSRRFVTEILRGELGFEGVTISDDIGMGAMKGFFDAPDAAARFLAAGCDMLMVCAHFTEADRARGFAAGIIDALEEGRLDEALLARSKARIKALLARARIHRVEALPEAALAAHRAAGAQFSAATVEVV, encoded by the coding sequence ATGAGCGCACAATCCATCGACGCGGTAGGCGATCATTTTCTCGTCGGCCTGCGGCCATCGCCGGTCCTTGGAGAGCGCGACCGCGCGTTGCTTCAGGATCTGAAGCCGGCCGGCGTCGTTCTCTTCAAGAGTAATTTTCGTCATGATCTTGCCTATGACGGCTGGCTCGAAAGTCATCGGCGGCTGCTAGAGGACGTGCGCGCGGCCGCCGGGCGCCCCGATCTTCTCATCTCGGTCGATCATGAGGGAGGCCGCGTCACCCGCACGCCTGCGCCGATCACGCGCTTTTCCTACGCCGCGCGCTGGGCGAAGGACGCCGCCGCGGTCGGCGACGCGATGGGGCGCGAACTCGCCAGCCTTGGCATCAACCTCAACTTCGCTCCCGTGCTCGACATTCACACCAATCCGGCCAATCCGGTCATCGGCGAGCGGGCCTTCGGAGCGACGCCGGACGACGTGATCGAGGCCGCGCTTCCCTTCATGCGCGCGATGCAGGCCGCGGGCGTGATCGCTTGCGGCAAGCATTTTCCGGGTCACGGCGACACCAGCGTCGATTCTCATCTTGGGTTGCCCTCCGAGGATTCAGACATTGAGGCGTTGCGCGCCCGTGAGCTCAAGCCCTTCAGCGCGGCGATAGCGGCCGGCGTTCCGATGATCATGACCTCGCATATTCTCTTTCCGCGCATTGATCCCGATGCGCCGGTTACTCTGTCGCGCCGCTTCGTGACAGAGATCTTGCGCGGCGAGCTCGGCTTCGAGGGCGTGACGATTTCCGACGATATCGGCATGGGCGCCATGAAGGGCTTCTTTGACGCGCCGGACGCAGCGGCGAGGTTTCTCGCCGCCGGTTGCGACATGCTGATGGTCTGCGCTCACTTCACCGAGGCCGATCGCGCGAGAGGCTTTGCGGCCGGAATCATCGACGCGCTCGAGGAGGGGCGACTTGATGAAGCTCTGCTCGCGCGGTCAAAAGCCCGGATCAAGGCTCTGCTCGCACGGGCGCGCATCCACCGCGTCGAGGCTCTGCCGGAGGCGGCTTTGGCGGCGCACCGGGCCGCCGGCGCGCAGTTTTCGGCGGCGACCGTCGAAGTCGTCTGA
- a CDS encoding MFS transporter translates to MSEAPHVEAHAALLKGPAAISDGFDAADVARRTKAVLIGSAGNLIEWYDIYAYSAFSLYFAGAFFPQTDPVAQQLAAASLFAAAFLVRPLGSALFGYYADRHGRRNALTAAVLMMCFGSLMIAATPGYASIGVAAPLILALARVLQSLSQGGEYGSGATYLSEVAHPNRRGFYSGVWYMTLIGGQLCAILVLLALQRAFLTPEQLKAWGWRIPFVIGALLSIFAYVIRRDMPETELFIAAESVIRRENRWRILARDWKTMALVVGITIGGTSAFYTYTTYMQKFLKLSVGLNDAQTTLITAGSLIFALILQPLYGALSDKIGRKPMLVAFGVLGTLGTIPLLTTLRHTQSPFGAFLLICAAWAIVSGYTSIAAIVKAELFPTAIRAMGVGIPYALTVAVFGGSIDSVALAFKNAGLETGFYWYAAGCIFISLICYLFMRDMKTHSKMSQVL, encoded by the coding sequence ATGAGCGAGGCCCCGCATGTCGAAGCCCATGCGGCGTTATTGAAAGGCCCAGCGGCCATCTCCGATGGATTCGACGCGGCCGACGTCGCCCGCCGCACCAAGGCCGTTCTGATCGGCTCGGCGGGCAATCTCATCGAATGGTATGATATTTACGCCTATTCGGCGTTTTCGCTTTATTTCGCCGGCGCCTTCTTTCCGCAGACCGATCCTGTCGCGCAGCAACTGGCGGCGGCCTCTCTCTTCGCCGCGGCTTTTCTGGTGCGTCCGCTCGGCAGCGCGCTGTTTGGCTATTACGCCGACCGGCACGGACGCCGCAACGCGCTGACCGCCGCCGTGCTCATGATGTGCTTCGGCTCGCTGATGATCGCGGCGACGCCGGGCTACGCCAGCATCGGCGTCGCGGCGCCGCTCATTCTTGCGCTTGCGCGGGTTCTGCAAAGTCTCAGTCAGGGCGGCGAATATGGCTCGGGCGCGACCTATCTCAGCGAAGTCGCGCATCCGAACCGGCGGGGCTTTTATTCCGGCGTCTGGTACATGACCCTGATCGGCGGCCAGCTCTGCGCAATATTGGTGCTGCTGGCGCTGCAGCGGGCCTTTCTCACGCCGGAACAGCTCAAGGCATGGGGCTGGCGCATCCCTTTCGTGATCGGCGCGCTTTTGTCGATCTTCGCTTATGTCATCCGGCGCGACATGCCCGAGACGGAGCTTTTCATCGCCGCCGAATCGGTCATCCGGCGCGAAAACCGGTGGCGCATTCTCGCCCGTGACTGGAAGACCATGGCGCTCGTCGTCGGCATTACGATCGGCGGCACCTCGGCTTTCTATACCTATACGACCTATATGCAGAAATTCCTGAAACTCTCGGTCGGATTGAACGACGCGCAGACGACCCTGATCACCGCCGGATCGCTCATTTTCGCGCTGATCCTTCAGCCGCTCTATGGCGCGCTCTCCGACAAGATCGGCCGCAAGCCGATGCTCGTCGCCTTCGGCGTCCTTGGAACGCTCGGAACGATTCCGCTGCTGACGACTCTGCGGCATACGCAAAGCCCGTTCGGCGCCTTTTTGCTAATTTGCGCCGCCTGGGCGATCGTCAGCGGCTATACGTCGATCGCGGCGATCGTGAAGGCGGAGCTGTTCCCGACCGCCATTCGCGCGATGGGCGTCGGCATTCCTTACGCGCTCACCGTGGCCGTTTTCGGCGGATCGATCGATTCCGTCGCGCTGGCGTTCAAGAATGCTGGCCTTGAGACCGGCTTCTACTGGTATGCCGCGGGCTGCATCTTCATCTCTCTGATCTGCTACCTCTTCATGCGCGACATGAAAACGCACTCCAAAATGAGCCAGGTTCTATGA
- a CDS encoding CbtB domain-containing protein, whose amino-acid sequence MSDIALTPAARPIPIPVSQILPWLAFAGVLGFLLIYFVGAEQGATSLISGHYVHEFVHDGRHLLGFPCH is encoded by the coding sequence ATGAGCGATATCGCCTTAACGCCAGCCGCCCGGCCGATCCCCATTCCTGTGAGCCAGATCCTGCCATGGCTCGCCTTCGCCGGCGTCCTCGGCTTTCTGCTCATCTATTTCGTCGGCGCCGAGCAGGGCGCGACATCGCTGATCTCCGGCCATTACGTGCATGAATTCGTTCATGACGGCCGCCATCTGCTTGGCTTTCCCTGTCACTAG
- a CDS encoding NUDIX domain-containing protein, whose translation MKERVRILARDVMSRGHGLLERLTIELKRFDGRPQKQVREIYDTGDGAAILLYDPTRSTVVLVRQFRLPAYLKDGRDNLIEVCAGRLEGIDAQTRIVHEAEEETGYKVRHARKVCEGYSSPGSFGEKLTFFVAEYAQSDRVGPGGGLEHEGEDIEVLEVSLDEALLMIERGEIIDTKSILLLQYAKLKGLMEHNGGS comes from the coding sequence ATGAAAGAGCGCGTTCGCATTCTCGCCCGCGACGTGATGTCGCGCGGGCACGGGCTGCTCGAGCGGCTGACCATCGAGCTGAAGCGCTTCGACGGCCGCCCGCAGAAGCAGGTTCGCGAGATCTATGACACGGGCGACGGCGCCGCGATCCTGCTTTACGATCCAACGCGCTCGACGGTCGTGCTGGTGCGGCAGTTTCGCCTGCCGGCCTACCTCAAAGACGGACGCGACAATCTGATCGAGGTCTGCGCCGGCCGGCTCGAAGGGATCGACGCGCAAACGCGGATCGTGCACGAGGCCGAGGAGGAGACTGGCTATAAGGTGCGCCATGCGCGGAAGGTATGCGAGGGCTATTCCAGCCCCGGCAGTTTCGGGGAGAAGCTGACTTTCTTCGTCGCCGAATATGCCCAATCCGATCGCGTCGGCCCCGGCGGCGGGCTTGAGCATGAAGGCGAGGACATTGAAGTTCTGGAAGTGAGCCTCGACGAAGCCCTGCTGATGATCGAGCGCGGCGAAATCATCGACACAAAGTCGATTTTGCTGTTGCAATACGCCAAGCTCAAAGGCCTCATGGAACATAACGGCGGATCTTGA
- a CDS encoding HAD family hydrolase: MPRPDRHKLTVSCLLGLFAFLCLAPFSAMAQAVDPLPSWNDGKAKQSIIKFVEDVTREGSPDFVPKEQRIATFDNDGTLWVEQPMYVQMVFAIDRLRELLPMHPEWRDQQPFKAALDGDFKTLLKDGQGSRNLQTIVGVTHAGMTPEEFEQIVKNWLATAKHPRFHRPYTELVYQPMLEALAYFRANGFKAFIVSGGGIEFVRAFADQTYGVPTDQVIGSSIVTKFERRDGLPRLFRFPDVNFVDDGPGKPVGIEQHVGRRPIAAFGNSDGDLQMLQWTTESGGRRLGVIVHHTDAVREYAYDKESLVGHLDLALEAAKLDSWTVVDMKTDWKVIFPFEMKGEPSPKP; the protein is encoded by the coding sequence ATGCCGCGTCCAGATCGTCACAAGCTGACCGTTTCCTGCCTGCTGGGCCTCTTTGCCTTCCTTTGCCTCGCTCCCTTTTCCGCGATGGCGCAAGCCGTCGATCCCCTGCCCTCATGGAACGATGGCAAGGCAAAGCAATCGATCATCAAATTTGTCGAGGATGTGACGCGCGAGGGTTCGCCCGATTTCGTTCCCAAGGAGCAGCGCATCGCGACATTCGACAATGACGGCACGCTGTGGGTCGAGCAGCCGATGTATGTCCAGATGGTCTTCGCCATCGACCGCCTGCGCGAACTCCTGCCGATGCATCCCGAATGGCGCGACCAGCAGCCGTTCAAGGCGGCGCTCGACGGCGACTTCAAGACGCTGCTGAAGGATGGCCAGGGCTCGCGCAATCTCCAGACGATCGTCGGCGTCACCCACGCGGGCATGACGCCGGAGGAGTTCGAGCAGATCGTCAAGAACTGGCTCGCCACCGCCAAGCACCCGCGCTTCCATCGGCCCTATACGGAGCTGGTCTATCAGCCGATGCTGGAAGCGCTCGCTTATTTTCGCGCCAACGGATTCAAGGCCTTCATTGTATCCGGCGGCGGCATCGAATTTGTGCGCGCCTTCGCGGATCAGACCTATGGCGTGCCGACCGATCAGGTCATCGGGTCGAGCATCGTGACGAAGTTCGAACGCCGCGACGGCCTGCCGCGGCTGTTCCGCTTTCCTGATGTGAATTTCGTCGATGACGGCCCCGGCAAACCGGTCGGCATCGAGCAGCACGTCGGCCGGCGCCCGATCGCCGCTTTCGGCAATTCGGATGGCGACCTGCAGATGCTGCAATGGACGACGGAATCAGGCGGGCGGCGCCTCGGCGTCATCGTGCACCACACCGACGCCGTGCGCGAATACGCCTATGACAAGGAGTCCCTCGTCGGCCATCTCGATCTCGCCCTTGAGGCGGCAAAGCTGGACAGCTGGACCGTCGTCGACATGAAGACCGATTGGAAGGTGATTTTTCCGTTCGAGATGAAGGGAGAGCCCTCGCCCAAGCCGTAA
- a CDS encoding molybdenum-dependent transcriptional regulator, with translation MPRVLPGEIDTLLALRANGKLLVGRERVTLLEAVIQHGSITKAADVAGFSYKTAWDAVNAINNLLPRPAFITHTGGPRGGGAEVTEEGRRLLVTFRRLEEKLSRISSSIAVQGIECEEDLIFWGIGMKLSARNTFHCTVLEIFAAPVNVEVRLQVSPEVVISALVTNASVSELGLVDHRPVLALVNASSVMLAPCDQMPRISARNKIMGRVLERFDGGSDVEVTVGIGAGKTMTSIMTQDSADATGIKPGADVCAIFQDCNVILASD, from the coding sequence ATGCCTCGCGTATTGCCGGGAGAGATCGACACTTTGCTCGCTTTGCGGGCAAACGGGAAATTGTTGGTCGGCCGCGAGCGCGTCACGCTGCTCGAAGCGGTGATCCAGCACGGCAGCATCACCAAGGCGGCCGACGTCGCCGGCTTCAGCTACAAGACGGCCTGGGACGCGGTTAACGCGATCAACAATCTTCTACCGCGCCCCGCATTCATTACGCACACGGGCGGCCCTCGCGGCGGTGGCGCGGAGGTGACCGAAGAGGGGCGCCGCCTGCTCGTCACATTCCGCCGCCTCGAAGAAAAGCTCAGCCGGATCTCCTCCAGCATCGCCGTGCAAGGCATTGAGTGCGAGGAAGACCTCATTTTCTGGGGCATCGGCATGAAGCTCAGCGCCCGCAACACCTTTCACTGCACAGTGCTCGAAATCTTCGCCGCGCCTGTCAATGTCGAGGTTCGGCTGCAGGTCTCGCCGGAGGTGGTTATTTCCGCGCTCGTCACCAACGCCAGCGTCAGCGAACTTGGGCTCGTCGATCACCGCCCCGTGCTGGCTCTGGTCAACGCCAGCTCAGTCATGCTGGCGCCTTGTGACCAGATGCCGCGGATTTCCGCCCGCAACAAGATCATGGGCCGCGTGCTTGAACGCTTCGACGGCGGCTCCGACGTTGAGGTCACCGTCGGCATCGGCGCGGGCAAGACGATGACCTCGATCATGACGCAAGACAGCGCCGACGCGACCGGAATCAAGCCGGGCGCCGATGTCTGCGCGATTTTCCAGGACTGCAACGTGATCCTGGCCAGCGATTGA
- a CDS encoding NAD kinase translates to MAAGAKTALRFEKIAFLCTPTVEGRAAREALVSRYGDVDPEEAEIVVALGGDGFMLQTLHRFMGTRKPIYGMNRGSVGFLMNDFSVFNLEGRLSVAEASVVHPLLMEATDCEGAISTARAINEVSLLRQSYQAAKMRISIDGKERLDELAGDGVLVATPVGSTAYNLSAHGPILPLDATMMALTPISAFRPRGWRGALLPDQAKVTIDILEVEKRPVAAVADHFELRNVREVTVAMDHATDLVLLHDPGHSLNERILREQFGY, encoded by the coding sequence ATGGCCGCTGGCGCGAAGACAGCCCTTCGCTTTGAGAAAATCGCTTTCCTGTGCACCCCGACGGTGGAAGGCAGAGCGGCGCGCGAAGCGCTGGTCTCGCGCTATGGCGATGTCGATCCGGAAGAAGCCGAAATCGTCGTCGCGCTCGGCGGCGACGGCTTCATGCTGCAGACGCTGCATCGCTTCATGGGAACAAGGAAGCCGATCTATGGCATGAATCGCGGCTCCGTCGGCTTTCTCATGAATGATTTTTCGGTCTTCAATCTCGAAGGCCGGCTGAGCGTCGCCGAAGCCTCGGTCGTGCATCCCCTCCTGATGGAGGCGACCGACTGCGAAGGCGCGATCTCCACGGCGCGCGCCATCAATGAAGTCTCACTGCTGCGGCAATCCTATCAGGCCGCCAAGATGCGCATTTCGATCGACGGCAAGGAGCGCCTCGACGAGCTTGCGGGCGATGGCGTGCTGGTTGCGACGCCTGTCGGCTCGACCGCCTATAATCTTTCCGCACATGGCCCCATCCTGCCGCTCGACGCCACCATGATGGCGCTGACGCCGATTTCCGCTTTCCGCCCGCGCGGATGGCGCGGCGCGTTGCTGCCGGATCAGGCCAAAGTCACGATCGATATTCTGGAGGTCGAAAAAAGACCTGTGGCCGCCGTCGCCGACCATTTCGAGCTGCGTAATGTCCGCGAGGTCACCGTCGCCATGGATCACGCGACCGATCTCGTTCTGCTCCATGATCCGGGGCATTCTCTCAACGAGCGCATCCTGCGCGAACAATTCGGATATTGA
- a CDS encoding CbtA family protein produces MVGQLLWRGMLAGIIAGLFATSFAFLAGEPSVDRAIAFESAAARAAGEPEEPQIVSRAVQRSAGLVTAAVVYGAGLGGLFALAFAFANGRVGALEPRAVAALLAAAGFIAVVLIPALKYPPNPPAIGRPETIGMRTALFFSMLFFSVLAMILASLLRGRLARRFGGWNAGLVSAGAFLTAVAVAALVLPSINEVPDNFPADVLWRFRLAALGAQAVLWSIIGLGFGVLAQSLEGVDFGRASRALQATNASAR; encoded by the coding sequence ATGGTCGGACAGCTTTTATGGCGCGGGATGCTTGCCGGCATCATCGCGGGATTATTTGCGACGAGTTTCGCGTTTCTTGCCGGCGAGCCTTCCGTCGATCGCGCGATCGCTTTTGAAAGCGCGGCCGCCCGGGCCGCGGGAGAGCCCGAGGAGCCCCAGATCGTCAGTCGCGCCGTCCAGCGCAGCGCCGGTCTCGTGACAGCGGCGGTGGTTTATGGCGCGGGACTTGGCGGGCTGTTCGCTCTGGCTTTCGCCTTTGCAAATGGCCGCGTCGGCGCGCTCGAACCCCGCGCCGTCGCCGCCTTGCTGGCGGCGGCGGGCTTTATCGCGGTGGTGCTCATTCCGGCTCTGAAATATCCTCCGAACCCGCCTGCTATCGGACGCCCGGAGACGATCGGCATGCGCACGGCGCTTTTCTTTAGCATGCTATTTTTCTCCGTGCTGGCGATGATCCTCGCCTCGCTCCTTCGCGGTCGGCTCGCGCGCCGGTTCGGCGGGTGGAACGCGGGGCTCGTCAGCGCCGGCGCGTTCCTGACGGCGGTTGCCGTCGCGGCGCTCGTGCTGCCCTCGATCAATGAGGTTCCGGACAATTTCCCGGCTGACGTCTTGTGGCGGTTTCGCCTCGCGGCGCTCGGGGCCCAGGCGGTGTTATGGAGCATCATCGGCCTCGGTTTCGGCGTTCTCGCCCAATCGCTCGAAGGGGTCGACTTCGGGCGGGCGTCGAGAGCTCTGCAAGCGACGAATGCTTCGGCGCGCTAG
- the cysN gene encoding sulfate adenylyltransferase subunit CysN, whose protein sequence is MLEAVSANLQASPRSEPSQLDASMPPTLRLITCGSVDDGKSTLIGRLLFEQSLIFDDQLAALERDSKRHGTTGDEIDFALLVDGLEAEREQGITIDVAYRYVSTPRRSFIIADTPGHEQYTRNMATAASSANLAILLVDARKGLLTQTCRHATIVSLIGIKHVVLAVNKIDLTGFDEAGFNAIVAKFKTFAEPLGFKSITPIPISARQGDNVSENSANTPWYQGQPLLAFLEAVDVEEDQSGKPFRFPVQWVNRPHLDFRGFAGTIASGTVSEGDEVVVAGSGKSSRVARIVTADGDRASAGAGEAVTITLTDELDIARGDVLSDPKNRPEVSDQFAAHLIWMSEEKLLPGRSYLLKSGAKTAPVTIRELKHRLDVNTLGEMAARTLSLNEVGFCKLSATAPIAFDPYESNHSTGSFILIDRTTNATAAAGLIAFGLRRATNIHTQDLNVRKADRARLNSHKPGVLWFTGLSGSGKSTIANLVESRLYAHGVRTILLDGDNIRHGLNKDLGFTEVDRIENIRRVGEVARLMTQAGLIVLCSFISPFAAERELVRELLDEDEFIEIFVDTPIEDCIARDPKGLYKKALAGEIKNFTGIDQPYETPKNPELIVGRDGQSAREAAALIVAALVQRGFIDRDDWSI, encoded by the coding sequence ATGCTTGAGGCCGTTTCCGCCAATCTTCAGGCAAGCCCCCGGTCCGAGCCGTCTCAGCTTGACGCCAGCATGCCGCCGACCCTGAGGCTGATCACATGCGGCTCCGTCGACGACGGCAAATCGACGCTGATCGGCCGCCTCCTGTTTGAGCAGAGCCTCATCTTCGACGATCAGCTCGCAGCTCTCGAGCGCGATTCCAAGCGCCACGGCACCACCGGCGATGAGATCGACTTTGCCCTGCTGGTCGACGGTCTCGAGGCCGAGCGCGAGCAGGGCATCACCATCGACGTCGCCTATCGCTATGTTTCGACCCCGCGCCGCTCCTTCATTATCGCCGACACGCCCGGCCATGAGCAATATACGCGGAATATGGCGACAGCGGCGTCGAGCGCCAACCTCGCGATCCTTCTGGTCGACGCGCGCAAGGGACTTTTGACCCAAACCTGCCGCCATGCCACCATCGTATCGCTGATCGGCATCAAGCATGTCGTGCTCGCGGTCAACAAGATTGATCTCACCGGCTTCGATGAAGCCGGATTCAACGCGATCGTCGCCAAGTTCAAAACCTTCGCCGAACCGCTCGGCTTCAAGTCGATCACTCCTATTCCGATCTCCGCGCGGCAAGGCGACAATGTCTCGGAAAACAGCGCCAATACGCCCTGGTATCAGGGGCAGCCGCTTCTCGCCTTTCTCGAAGCCGTGGACGTCGAGGAAGACCAGTCCGGCAAGCCGTTCCGCTTTCCGGTGCAATGGGTCAATCGTCCGCATCTCGATTTTCGCGGCTTCGCCGGTACGATCGCCAGTGGGACCGTCAGCGAGGGCGATGAAGTCGTCGTCGCCGGCTCCGGCAAATCGTCGCGCGTCGCGCGCATCGTCACCGCCGACGGAGACCGCGCGAGCGCCGGCGCGGGCGAGGCGGTGACCATCACCTTGACCGACGAGCTCGACATCGCGCGCGGCGATGTCTTGTCCGATCCGAAGAATCGTCCGGAGGTCTCGGATCAGTTCGCCGCTCATCTCATCTGGATGAGCGAGGAGAAGCTGCTGCCCGGCCGCTCCTATCTCCTGAAGAGCGGAGCCAAAACAGCGCCCGTCACCATCCGAGAACTCAAGCATAGGCTCGACGTTAACACGCTCGGCGAGATGGCGGCGCGGACCTTGAGCCTCAATGAGGTCGGGTTCTGCAAACTGAGCGCCACGGCGCCGATCGCTTTCGATCCCTATGAGAGCAATCATTCGACCGGGTCCTTCATCCTGATCGACCGCACCACCAACGCCACGGCGGCGGCGGGCTTGATCGCTTTCGGGTTGCGCCGGGCGACCAATATTCACACTCAGGACCTCAACGTCCGGAAAGCCGACCGCGCGCGTCTCAATAGTCATAAGCCGGGCGTCCTCTGGTTCACCGGGCTTTCCGGCTCCGGCAAATCGACCATCGCCAATCTTGTGGAGTCGCGCCTTTACGCTCACGGCGTGCGCACGATCCTGCTCGACGGCGACAATATCCGCCACGGGCTGAACAAGGACCTCGGCTTCACCGAAGTCGACCGCATTGAAAATATCCGCCGCGTCGGCGAAGTGGCCAGGCTGATGACGCAGGCCGGACTGATCGTCCTGTGCTCGTTCATCTCTCCCTTCGCGGCCGAGCGCGAACTCGTGCGCGAACTCCTTGATGAGGATGAGTTCATCGAGATCTTTGTCGACACGCCGATCGAGGACTGCATCGCGCGCGATCCCAAAGGGCTCTACAAGAAAGCGCTCGCGGGCGAGATCAAGAATTTCACGGGTATCGATCAACCCTATGAGACGCCAAAAAATCCCGAGTTGATCGTCGGCCGCGACGGCCAGAGCGCGCGGGAGGCCGCCGCTTTGATCGTCGCGGCCCTGGTCCAGCGCGGATTCATCGATCGCGACGACTGGTCGATTTAA
- the cysD gene encoding sulfate adenylyltransferase subunit CysD, translating into MREVVAEFERPVMLYSIGKDSGVMLHIAQKAFFPSKPPFPLLHVDTMWKFREMIAFRDQMAARVGMDLLVHVNEDGVRRGISPVASGSSVHTQVMKTEGLRQALDKWKFDAAFGGARRDEEKSRAKERIFSHRSAAHAWDPRNQRPELWSLFNTRIKPGESMRVFPLSNWTELDIWDYIAAEDVPIVPLYLAKERPVVERNGALIMLDDDRLPLLPGETPRMEKVRFRTLGCYPLTGAMRSEAETLPEIIAEMRASTMSEREGRLIDHDESGSMEKKKREGYF; encoded by the coding sequence ATGCGCGAGGTCGTCGCGGAATTCGAGCGGCCGGTGATGCTCTACTCCATCGGCAAGGACTCCGGCGTGATGCTTCACATCGCCCAGAAGGCGTTCTTTCCGTCAAAGCCTCCGTTTCCTTTGCTCCATGTCGATACGATGTGGAAGTTTCGCGAAATGATCGCATTTCGCGATCAAATGGCGGCGAGGGTCGGGATGGATCTGCTCGTCCACGTCAATGAGGACGGGGTGCGCCGCGGCATTTCGCCGGTCGCGTCCGGCTCCTCCGTGCATACGCAGGTGATGAAGACGGAAGGGCTCCGCCAGGCGCTCGACAAATGGAAGTTCGACGCGGCGTTCGGCGGCGCGAGACGCGATGAGGAGAAGAGCCGCGCCAAGGAGCGGATCTTCTCGCATCGTTCCGCCGCGCACGCCTGGGACCCGCGCAATCAACGCCCGGAACTGTGGAGCCTCTTCAACACGAGGATCAAACCGGGCGAATCGATGCGGGTTTTCCCATTGTCGAATTGGACGGAGCTCGACATCTGGGATTACATCGCCGCCGAAGATGTTCCGATCGTGCCGCTTTATCTCGCCAAGGAGCGGCCCGTCGTCGAGCGCAACGGCGCTCTGATCATGCTCGATGACGACCGCCTGCCCTTATTGCCCGGCGAAACGCCGCGCATGGAAAAAGTAAGGTTCCGCACGCTCGGCTGCTATCCGCTGACCGGGGCGATGCGCTCCGAGGCGGAGACATTGCCCGAAATCATCGCGGAAATGCGCGCTTCGACGATGTCGGAGCGCGAAGGCCGCCTGATCGACCATGATGAATCGGGCTCGATGGAAAAAAAGAAGCGCGAGGGGTATTTCTGA